Proteins encoded in a region of the Rutidosis leptorrhynchoides isolate AG116_Rl617_1_P2 chromosome 9, CSIRO_AGI_Rlap_v1, whole genome shotgun sequence genome:
- the LOC139866392 gene encoding 3beta-hydroxysteroid-dehydrogenase/decarboxylase-like, which yields MASTQERWCVVTGGRGFAARHLVEMLIRYEIYSVRIADLGPDIKLETHEEKGNLGQALRLGRAQYVSMDLRDKSQVNKACEGAEVVFHMAAPDSSINNYKLHHSVNVLGTKNVIEACTKYNVKRLIYTSSPSVVFDGIHGIYNGEESMPYPSKHNDSYSETKAEGEALVIKANGVNGLLTCCIRPSSIFGPGDKLLVPSLVAAARAGKSKFIIGDGTNMYDFTYVENVAHAHVCAERALASDGSASKKAAGEAYFITNMEPIKFWEFMSLILVGLGYERPKIKIPATVMMPIAHMVERVYKILGPYGMKVPQLTPSRIRLLTCTRTFNSAKANDRLGYSPIVPLQEGLKRTIESYSDLRAELLPRKEGPSKAAVFLGNGLVADTLLWRDRRLTLTTMLGLVVFYFSFVLPGTTMITAISKVLICASIFLFVHGKLPDHLLGYTFEKIPESKFNFSEEMTRRTALSVASSWNSAVDNLKSISSGNDWMLFFKMALSLFIVSWIGSISLANFFVKVIPFTFVAFYIYDRYEDEVDRIVKTVFPIERLSNPDVLRLLNPFKPLDKHD from the exons ATGGCGTCTACGCAAGAGAGGTGGTGTGTTGTTACTGGGGGAAGAGGTTTTGCTGCACGTCATTTAGTTGAAATGCTTATCAGATATGAAATATATTCTGTTCGGATTGCTGATTTGGGACCTGATATTAAGCTGGAAACACATGAGGAGAAGGGTAACCTTGGTCAAGCTTTACGATTAGGTCGTGCTCAGTATGTATCTATGGATCTGCGTGACAAATCTCAAGTAAACAAAG CTTGTGAAGGGGCTGAAGTTGTTTTTCATATGGCTGCACCAGATTCATCCATTAATAACTACAAACTGCATCATTCAGTGAATGTTCTAG GTACCAAGAATGTAATTGAAGCTTGTACTAAATACAACGTAAAGAGGCTTATCTATACTAGTTCTCCAAGTGTTGTTTTTGATGGGATTCATGGAATATACAATGGAGAAGAATCAATGCCTTATCCGTCTAAG CACAATGATTCATATTCTGAAACTAAAGCTGAGGGAGAGGCATTAGTTATCAAGGCAAATGGTGTCAATGGACTTTTAACATGCTGTATTCGTCCTAGCAGTATTTTTGGCCCTGGTGATAAGTTGCTTGTTCCATCTTTAGTTGCTGCAGCAAGGGCTGGGAAATCAAAG TTCATTATTGGAGATGGCACAAACATGTATGATTTCACTTATGTTGAAAATGTTGCACATGCTCATGTGTGTGCTGAGAGAGCTTTAGCATCAGATGGGTCTGCATCAAAGAAAGCTGCCGGCGAG GCTTACTTTATAACCAATATGGAGCCAATCAAGTTTTGGGAGTTCATGTCACTTATTCTTGTTGGCCTTGGCTACGAAAG GCCAAAAATCAAGATTCCTGCAACTGTTATGATGCCTATTGCACATATGGTGGAGCGTGTTTATAAAATCTTGGGCCCATATGGAATGAAGGTACCACAGTTGACACCTTCAAGAATCAGACTTTTGACTTGCACCAGAACATTTAATTCTGCAAAAGCAAATGATCGTCTTGGCTATTCACCTATTGTGCCCCTTCAG GAGGGTCTCAAAAGGACTATTGAATCATACTCGGATCTTAGAGCTGAGCTTTTGCCTAGAAAGGAAGGCCCTTCTAAAGCTGCTGTGTTTCTTGGAAACGGATTGG TGGCGGACACACTTCTTTGGAGAGATAGAAGGCTAACTTTGACTACGATGCTCGGTTTAGTTGTATTTTATTTCAGTTTTGTATTACCTGGAACTACAATGATTACTGCAATCTCTAAGGTCCTCATCTGTGCATCAATCTTTCTGTTTGTTCATGGGAAATTACCCGATCATTT ATTGGGATATACATTTGAGAAGATTCCGGAATCAAAATTTAATTTCTCAGAAGAAATGACCCGCAGAACTGCTTTATCAGTAGCTTCTTCTTGGAATTCTGCAGTAGATAACTTAAAATCTATCTCCAGTGGCAATGATTGGATGTTATTCTTTAAG ATGGCCTTGTCTCTTTTTATTGTAAGCTGGATCGGGTCAATATCCTTGGCTAACTTTTTTGTTAAAG TAATTCCATTCACCTTTGTTGCGTTCTACATTTACGATCGATATGAAGATGAAGTCGACAGGATTGTTAAAACAGTTTTCCCAATCGAACGCTTGTCAAATCCCGACGTCTTGAGATTATTGAATCCTTTCAAGCCACTTGACAAACACGATTAG